In one Oryza glaberrima chromosome 2, OglaRS2, whole genome shotgun sequence genomic region, the following are encoded:
- the LOC127762562 gene encoding uncharacterized protein LOC127762562, with the protein MWEECLSHVEFAYNRSQHSTTKKCHFEIVYGLLPRAPIDLLPLPTSERVNFDAKQCDELMLKLHETTKENIEHMNTRCKLAGSKGKKHVTFESGDLVWLDVVALGLKQISPSALPTKFFPSAWLASASNPPKDKEPIHGRGRRESHSQESSSRATAAQGGAVVSGPARPPRSPPRSPTESFTQGRAREQPGGGGRGIDGSSAAAALVDRKGKRKIGEGSFTVSDDREQARRKEERTSDSPKVKLLRSSIRAYHGDAEEKLSDRKGEPVNYPIHNCGASTSKLPAHVYHKKIPMGEAANHYFRNIDNSFQQPEVGLRLKYLSHHYSEFRPVHRDEECFYRSFIFSYLEQVVDSIGTREEDRLLAAVRALATKAENLQWASEFSQKHKAFERLIEKIKGWKRMQEHPISIIRGKILEFFSSYDTTDDIFAFLRLVAATWMCTRIWNYEWCATNCGENQNLEDWCSKHVIAPRVYATSAAVKACAEALRVTVQVENVHDGTCESTHYIVRGAPRVTLLRIESHYDIIYPLPPSSINSSNPHEEKLLPIPSSILAYDRRKIFDRKQKHLDRSNQNTRASTSKSPPHEDQKRSGRKRKRPGCSNQNPRASMSKSSLRKDHKSSALATLVDTRRRRTRLTDTIIPPGCGRTRKYEITRMSTRLVLRRSVRSLYKLHSQSNSLAGRFSLRNFLISDEMTIEMDEFQADDLDPYTKANAEVDFYQYVKTIEELFGSLPVPEDIHRWLSMIMRDPTAYQYLICYHYCLMEEHQMMHVFTSLYNKLLALPTTDPAGYNFVLERLKIFSGWSPMDLHNVYFIETFYWKDPITGVSIIYGDDVLSLLRLVRNTYQHFMSKVVEGRKLLFSEKDFGNMVNEQFPGLLDEFFEAMFIATYYADLQLEHTMV; encoded by the exons atgTGGGAAGAATGTTTGTCTCATGTTGAGTTTGCTTATAATCGTTCGCAACATTCTACTACTAAGAAGTGCCATTTTGAGATTGTTTATGGCCTTCTACCCCGTGCTCCTATTGATCTTTTGCCCCTCCCAACTTCAGAGAGGGTGAACTTTGATGCAAAACAATGTGATGAACTGATGTTAAAACTGCATGAGACCACTAAGGAGAACATAGAGCACATGAATACTAGGTGTAAACTTGCTGGaagcaaaggaaagaaacatGTTACTTTTGAATCTGGTGATTTAGTTTGGCTGGATGTTGTTGCACTCGGCCTCAAA CAAATCAGCCCCTCCGCCCTTCCCACCAAGTTTTTCCCGTCCGCGTGGCTGGCGTCCGCGTCGAACCCACCAAAAGACAAGGAACCGATCCATGGGCGCGGGCGACGCGAGTCCCACTCCCAGGAGTCCAGCTCCCGCGCCACCGCAGCCCAGGGCGGCGCCGTTGTCTCTgggccggcgcggccgccgcgctcgcctcctcgctcGCCCACCGAGAGCTTCACCCAGGGGCGGGCCCGTGAGCAgcccggaggcggaggccgcggcaTCGACGGTtcgagcgccgccgctgcatTGGTGGACCgcaaaggaaagagaaagatcGGAGAAGGATCTTTTACAGTCTCTGATGATCGGGAACAG GCacgaaggaaggaggagaggacaTCTGATTCCCCCAAAGTGAAGCTTCTCAGGAGTAGCATTCGTGCGTATCATGGCGACGCCGAGGAGAAG CTTTCAGATAGAAAAGGAGAACCAGTGAACTACCCGATTCATAATTGCGGGGCAAGCACATCAAAACTGCCTGCTCATGTGTATCACAAG AAAATTCCCATGGGAGAAGCTGCAAATCATTATTTCAGGAACATCGATAATTCTTTCCAGCAACCGGAAGTTGGTTTGCGTTTAAAGTATCTCAGCCATCACTATTCAGAATTTAGGCCAGTACATAGAGATGAGGAATGTTTCTATAGGAGTTTCATATTTTCCTACCTG GAGCAAGTTGTTGATAGTATAGGCACACGTGAGGAAGACCGCCTTCTTGCTGCTGTTAGAGCATTGGCTACCAAAGCTGAAAATCTTCAATGGGCCTCTGAATTTTCCCAGAAACACAAA GCATTTGAGAGGCTGATAGAGAAGATAAAGGGATGGAAGCGCATGCAGGAGCACCCAATATCAATAATCAG GGGGAAGATTCTTGAGTTCTTCAGCAGTTATGATACAACGGATGACA TTTTTGCTTTCCTCAGATTAGTAGCAGCTACCTGGATGTGCACGCGCATATGGAATTATGAATGGTGTGCAACTAATTGTGGAGAAAATCAGAATCTGGAAGAT TGGTGCTCGAAGCACGTAATTGCTCCTCGTGTGTACGCAACCTCTGCTGCAGTAAAAGCTTGTGCAGAAGCTCTCAGGGTGACCGTCCAAGTGGAGAACGTTCATGATGGAACTTGCGAAAGTACGCACTACATTGTCCGCGGCGCTCCTCGCGTGACCTTGCTGCGCATAGAGTCTCACTATGACATCATCTACCCACTCCCTCCTAGTTCTATTAATAGTTCAAATCCACATGAGGAGAAGTTACTCCCAATCCCAAGTAGCATTCTTGCGTATGACAGGAGAAAG ATTTTCGATAGAAAACAAAAGCATCTGGACCGCTCCAATCAAAATACTAGAGCAAGCACCTCAAAATCACCGCCTCATGAGGATCAAAAG CGTTCAGGTAGAAAAAGAAAGCGACCTGGCTGCTCCAATCAAAATCCTAGAGCAAGCATGTCAAAATCATCGCTTCGCAAGGATCATAAG TCCTCAGCTCTTGCAACTTTAGTTGAtactagaagaagaagaacgagGTTAACAGATACTATCATTCCTCCTGGATGCGGAAGGACAAGGAAATATGAAATCACAAGAATGAGCACTCGACTTGTGTTACGAAGAAGTGTTAGGTCCCTTTACAAGTTGCACAGTCAGTCAAACTCACTCGCTGGTCGATTCTCATTGAGAAATTTTCTGATAAGTGACGAGATGACCATTGAAATGGATGAGTTTCAAGCTGATGATTTAGACCCCTATACAAAGGCCAATGCAGAGGTTGACTTTTATCAATATGTGAAGACTATTGAAGAACTCTTTGGATCTTTACCAGTTCCTGAAGATATTCACAGATGGCTAAGTATGATTATGAGAGATCCAACTGCTTATCAGTATCTGATATGCTATCACTACTGTTTGATGGAAGAGCACCAAATGATGCATGTCTTTACATCATTGTACAATAAACTGCTAGCATTGCCAACAACAGACCCAGCAGGATACAATTTTGTGCTTGAACGTCTCAAGATATTCTCTGGTTGGAGCCCGATGGATCTTCACAACGTTTATTTCATTGAGACCTTTTACTGGAAAGATCCCATCACGGGCGTATCAATCATCTACGGAGATGATGTTCTCTCCTTGCTGAGATTGGTAAGAAATACTTATCAGCATTTCATGTCGAAGGTGGTAGAGGGCAGGAAACTACTCTTCTCTGAAAAAGATTTCGGGAATATGGTCAACGAACAATTTCCTGGGCTTCTTGATGAATTTTTTGAAGCGATGTTCATTGCCACGTATTATGCTGACTTACAACTTGAGCATACAATGGTGTAA